TCATTTTACCTTTCCTTCCTCACCCCTTTAAACTGCTCTTTATCCGCTTTCTGGTCAATCAATGAATCTTCCATATCGGCCGTCTTTCGTCTCTCATAAATTCAAGTGCACTTTCAGTGCGTTATTTATTGCATCCAGAATGTTGTGGTTATTAATAAACCAAACAGAATCTTTCAGCCTCTGTTTTGAGATTGTTCTTATTTGATGTGCAAGGATAATAGAATCCTGAGCAAGACCTCCAATCCCTTGTTTTAGTAAAACTTCATTGGGATAAACCCGCCTGCCTTCCTTTAATGAGGTTATAGGCAAAATAGTTACTACAGGCATAAGTCTATTAAAATCTTCATCGCTGACAACTATAACGGGTCTTGTCCCTTTCTGTTCCGAGCCCTGAACAGGATTAAGGTCTGCGATAAAGATTCCCCATTTATAATTCATTTTTTCACTTCTTCGAAATCAACATGTTCAAAATCTTTTTCTATCTCTCTAATATCCGCAAGAAAAAGGGGATCTTTAGCTGCATCCCTGATAGCTGCCTTTATGCGCTCTTTGTTAATACTAACCAACTCGTCCTTTATTGCAGTCTCAACAAATGCGTTCATAGACTTAAATGTTCCATTTTCAACAATTTCTTTTGCTTGCTCTATTATCCCCTCATCGAGGACAAAAGTTGTTTTTTTCTTCATGGTCCGTCCTCCACTAACTTTTTAATACATTTTAGCATAAAGAAAGCATAATCGC
This is a stretch of genomic DNA from Nitrospirota bacterium. It encodes these proteins:
- a CDS encoding type II toxin-antitoxin system PemK/MazF family toxin — protein: MNYKWGIFIADLNPVQGSEQKGTRPVIVVSDEDFNRLMPVVTILPITSLKEGRRVYPNEVLLKQGIGGLAQDSIILAHQIRTISKQRLKDSVWFINNHNILDAINNALKVHLNL